In a single window of the Nicotiana tomentosiformis chromosome 8, ASM39032v3, whole genome shotgun sequence genome:
- the LOC138897644 gene encoding uncharacterized protein encodes MAVSAILVREDKGNQFSIYYVSKSLLDAETRYPHLEKLALALVMASRKLRPYFQYHPIFVISAYPLRNILHKQELLVRLPKWAIELSEYDIMYQPRTAIKSQILADFVAEFSKEIVPETEKELQVFTGSNPGTWTLFTDVTSNVKGAGLGIVLIPPSGESIRQAIKCYPITNNEAEYEAIIAGLELARELAIEQIIIKSDSQLTWKIVQIRREENAKADALANLASVVETTNTENAIVIHLFHSALDQDKNEYGTLLKDKKESQLLRRKAAR; translated from the exons ATGGCGGTAAGTGCGATTTTAGTACGAGAAGATAAAGGTAACCAATtttcaatttattatgttagtaaatctttgTTAGATGCTGAGACTCGATATCCTCACTTAGAAAAACTTGCTTTAGCATTAGTTATGGCATCTAGAAAGTTGAGACCTTATTTTCAATATCATCCTATCTTTGTAATATCCGCTTACCCTTTAAGGAATATCCTACATAAACAAGAATTGTTAGTAAGATTACCTAAATGGGCTATAGAACTCAGTGAATATGATATTATGTACCAACCTAGAACTGCAATAAAATCACAAATTTTAGCAGATTTTGTAGCGGAGTTTAGCAAAGAAATAGTTCCTGAAACAGAAAAAGAACTACAGGTATTCACCGGATCTAATCCAGGTACATGGACTCTATTTACTGATGTCACCTCAAATGTTAAAGGAGCAGGTTTAGGTATTGTTTTAATCCCACCTTCGGGAGAAAGTATAAGACAAGCAATAAAATGCTATCCCATTACTAATAATGAAGCAGAGTACGAGGCTATAATTGCAGGTTTGGAACTGGCACGAGAATTGGCTATAGAGCAAATCATAATTAAAAGTGATTCCCAGCTG ACATGGAAAATTGTGCAAATACGCAGGGAAGAGAATGCGAAAGCAGATGCACTAGCAAATCTCGCGTCAGTTGTGGAAACAACAAATACAGAAAATGCTATCGTAATACAtttgtttcattcagcacttgacCAAGATAAAAATGAg TATGGAACCTTACTTAAAGACAAGAAAGAGTCTCAGTTACTTCGACGAAAAGCTGCCCGTTAA